The region CTGATGCCTCTGTTGCAGGCAGAGAAGGACCGGAGGTGTGCTGCTGGGGCCAGGGTCGGGAGGTTACAGGCCTGAGTGCTGCAGCCTGCAGCGTGGGATAAGGCCAGAACACACATGGGGACCGACAGCCATGACCTTGTACGTGGCTCCAGGGGATGCCCTCGTCCTTGGAGAGGGCCCCAAACTTGATTTGCAGCAGAGACCCAAGAGAGAATGGAAGGGCTTCTGGAGGAGGGGGCATTGGGGCCGGGCAGGAGGACAGTAAGAGTCTGCcagtggaagaaaggaaagaagaggggtCAGCATGCGCAGGGTTGAAAGCTGCAGGAGGTgatggggaggtggggcagggacaCATTTGGCAGGTTTGTTCGGCAGGGGCCCCTCAGGGTGGTCAGGcctgtcccccacctcccaccctgtcCCTGCAGGGTTCTCCAGATGCTTCGGGAGAACTTGGAGGAGGAGGCGATCATCATGAAGGACGTGCCGGATTGGAAGGTGGGTCCTCAGCAGGGAGGGCGGGGGTCTAGGCCACTGCAGAAACGCAGCCTCCCACAGAAAGCCTGGGGCCGAGGGGTAGTGGGTGTCAAGTGCCAGAAGGGGAAGGCAGTTTTGGGTGTAGGCACAGTGGCTGCCAGGCCTGTTGGGGTCCCAGCAGGCTGCATGGGCCTAAGGGGTTAGCTGCACCGCCACCCATACCCTTCTGTCCCCTCAGGTAGGCGAGTCTGTGTTCCACACAACGCGCTGGGTGACCCCCATGATGGGCGAGCTCTACGGGCTGCGCACGAACGAGGAGATTCTCCGCTCCACCTATGGCTTCAGGTGGTACACGTAGGCACCTGTGCCCTTCAGACCACTGGACCCCTACTCCCTCCCTACCAGGAGAGAATAAACGCTCTGGAGACTGGCCTGCCTGTGTCCTAGGGACTGAGTGATTGGGGGTTGGGGGCTACGGGGTGTCACAGGAGGTGCAGGGACTAAGCAGAAGATGCCAATGGGATGGCCCCTGGATCACCCTTTAGCATCGGCTACCAAATATGCCTGGACTTTTTCCTACCTTTTTTGAAACCCTGCTTGTCAGCAGCCAACACCTTCAGACTGGGGGGCTTCTCCACCTGGGTACGGGGTGGGTGGGTGACCTG is a window of Globicephala melas chromosome 3, mGloMel1.2, whole genome shotgun sequence DNA encoding:
- the NDUFA13 gene encoding NADH dehydrogenase [ubiquinone] 1 alpha subcomplex subunit 13, whose product is MAASKVKQDMPPLGGYGPIDYKRNLPRRGLSGYSMFAVGIGTLLFGYWSMMKWNRERRRLQIEDFEARIALMPLLQAEKDRRVLQMLRENLEEEAIIMKDVPDWKVGESVFHTTRWVTPMMGELYGLRTNEEILRSTYGFRWYT